One stretch of Penaeus chinensis breed Huanghai No. 1 chromosome 27, ASM1920278v2, whole genome shotgun sequence DNA includes these proteins:
- the LOC125039390 gene encoding TRPM8 channel-associated factor 2-like — translation MAENSAGANMEIDQDDRSETHKLYLINQATHTCLAVISGTSPENAVIGMTSPSDSREKQWYNCAGQWQWGGDRSYCLAPVPGDITVRLVKCASSTIKWTKEAEGRMVLGSRVLTVPPGRHRTRVILRSTINGTDQMWWTNVELQAFLKGAGPAVYPFPSVHIAIYYQEIARGLLNQLAPLSEPLPFPRDVATFPGTVDDATPRAEKTFTLDLSVLGQASNLRMTTPRDWQATDLYVAAGDIFLVTLPESLPLEQARQITVCVGAHIDKLRPSSGTTKKSKWFKRMPVVSETFTVNPGINLLRSQYGGNLIFIFREGEVFLVDVNVKNVIRAPHFKLDKTTVHEWRVSRMSGAPHAVLESGRIVLVVRSSAVTSFAFPDQLMRRYEDVVDKLNSLAGFTESDPPPRGKYWLVNDLQISHGSAHAGFPVMVNRRIRNLAMFETPHRWCVWHELGHNYQQARAWARAYGVESTVNLFSLYIGEMLFGKDRLKKNDKYRLASEAVDQGLTFEEANCWQKLVFLMEIKYAFPDKGWEMFRQLNRTTRALSKKEAEHLASDHQLQIDYVYRTLSKIVGHDLILTYQRWGLSISQNAQEEIQKLGLQKAPADLSVRQ, via the coding sequence ATGGCTGAAAATTCGGCTGGTGCTAATATGGAAATAGATCAAGATGACAGATCCGAAACACACAAACTTTATCTCATAAATCAGGCCACGCATACATGTCTAGCTGTCATAAGTGGCACATCGCCGGAGAACGCAGTGATTGGGATGACGAGCCCCAGTGACAGCCGTGAGAAGCAGTGGTACAACTGCGCCGGACAGTGGCAGTGGGGCGGCGACCGCTCGTACTGCCTGGCTCCCGTCCCTGGCGACATTACGGTCCGGCTGGTCAAGTGCGCTTCCTCGACGATCAAGTGGACGAAGGAAGCCGAGGGCAGGATGGTCCTAGGGTCGCGGGTGCTCACTGTGCCCCCGGGGAGACACAGAACTCGCGTGATCCTCCGCTCGACGATTAACGGGACGGACCAAATGTGGTGGACAAACGTGGAGCTGCAAGCCTTCTTGAAGGGTGCTGGTCCAGCGGTGTACCCGTTCCCGTCTGTCCATATTGCCATATACTACCAGGAGATTGCCCGAGGCCTCTTGAACCAACTCGCCCCACTGAGCGAGCCGCTGCCCTTCCCTCGTGACGTGGCCACCTTCCCCGGCACCGTGGACGACGCCACGCCGCGGGCGGAGAAGACCTTCACGCTGGACCTCTCGGTGCTGGGACAAGCCAGCAACCTGCGCATGACGACTCCTCGAGACTGGCAGGCCACCGACCTGTATGTGGCCGCAGGAGACATCTTCCTGGTTACCCTTCCCGAAAGCCTGCCACTTGAACAGGCACGGCAGATCACCGTTTGCGTTGGCGCCCACATCGATAAGCTTCGTCCTTCGTCTGGCACAACAAAAAAGAGCAAGTGGTTCAAGCGGATGCCAGTTGTTTCAGAGACTTTCACTGTCAACCCAGGTATAAATCTCCTCCGAAGCCAGTATGGAGGAAACCTGATATTCATATTTAGAGAAGGTGAGGTATTCTTAGTAGATGTTAATGTGAAAAATGTTATTCGAGCTCCGCACTTTAAGCTCGACAAAACGACTGTGCACGAATGGAGGGTCTCTAGGATGTCGGGCGCCCCCCACGCTGTGCTCGAGAGCGGCAGGATTGTCCTGGTGGTGCGGAGCTCAGCCGTCACGAGCTTCGCATTCCCCGATCAGCTTATGCGCCGATACGAGGACGTCGTGGACAAACTGAATTCCCTCGCGGGCTTCACGGAGAGCGACCCGCCGCCGAGGGGAAAGTACTGGCTCGTGAACGATCTGCAGATTTCGCACGGCTCGGCTCACGCGGGCTTCCCCGTCATGGTCAACAGGCGCATCAGGAACCTGGCCATGTTCGAAACCCCGCATCGCTGGTGCGTCTGGCACGAGCTCGGCCACAACTACCAGCAAGCCCGGGCTTGGGCGCGCGCTTACGGAGTCGAGTCAACGGTGAACTTGTTCTCCTTATACATCGGAGAAATGCTCTTCGGTAAGGACAGACTAAAGAAAAACGACAAGTACAGATTAGCCTCCGAGGCAGTGGACCAAGGCCTTACGTTTGAAGAAGCCAATTGCTGGCAGAAGCTGGTGTTCCTGATGGAGATCAAATATGCCTTTCCCGATAAGGGCTGGGAGATGTTCCGCCAGCTGAACCGAACGACGCGCGCCCTCTCGAAGAAGGAGGCGGAGCACTTGGCCTCCGACCACCAGCTGCAGATTGACTACGTGTACCGGACGCTGAGCAAAATCGTGGGTCACGACCTCATCCTGACGTACCAGCGGTGGGGCCTCAGCATCAGCCAGAACGCACAGGAGGAAATACAAAAGCTTGGCTTGCAGAAAGCGCCGGCTGATCTCTCCGTCAGGCAATAG
- the LOC125039394 gene encoding TRPM8 channel-associated factor 2-like has product MSEEDVPLYFLNQGEEKCLAVVSGSTPSDAVIGLACPGNSKEQQWIGSGGQWRWCANPSYCLAPAAGNMVGLAESSSSSALWTKDDEGRLVNGSKALTFPRVKDKSRLLLRPIHNGANQKWWTDVELRDSLMSVERASYPLVSDDVTTYKHEIARGFVNKMTPMTEPLPFPRDVGRFPGVVDPETPRISRTLTLDLSALGQAGNLRMVTPRDWQATDLYATAGDVFQIVLPDTLPPQRAGQITVRVGAHCDQLRPGVGNVKKKGFRRMPIVSEAFSMSPGINSLRSQYGGNLIFCYQKGELFTVEVTVTNVVKAPYFKRGETTADEWEVSKHLDAPHAVLESERVVLVTRNKANARIPFPEELMSRYEEVIDHLNDLAGFSDDDPPPRGKYWLVNDLQVSRGSAHAGFPVMFTQSIRNLAVTNTPYHWGVWHELGHNYQQARFWSHTFGSESTVNLFALYIQEKLFNKDRLKNSKCYLDTARAVDQGLAFKDGNCWQKLVFLMEIKHAFPEQGWEMFRQLNRTTRALSEDEAQHLSSDRKLQIDYVYENLSKTVHQDLILTFQRWGLKVSQKAQEEVQSLGLEKAAADLSVRD; this is encoded by the coding sequence ATGTCCGAAGAAGACGTTCCGTTGTACTTCTTGAATCAAGGGGAAGAGAAATGCCTTGCTGTCGTGAGCGGGTCTACGCCTTCGGACGCTGTGATTGGCCTGGCGTGTCCGGGCAACAGCAAGGAACAGCAGTGGATCGGCAGCGGAGGCCAGTGGCGATGGTGCGCCAACCCCTCGTACTGCTTGGCTCCTGCGGCGGGAAACATGGTTGGATTGGCCGAAAGTAGCTCCTCGTCAGCTCTTTGGACTAAGGACGACGAAGGCAGGCTGGTCAATGGCTCGAAGGCGCTGACTTTTCCTCGAGTCAAAGATAAGAGTCGCTTGCTTTTGCGTCCGATTCACAATGGGGCCAATCAGAAATGGTGGACGGATGTGGAATTGAGAGATTCTTTGATGAGTGTCGAGCGCGCATCGTACCCGCTTGTATCCGATGATGTAACCACATACAAGCACGAGATTGCTCGGGGATTCGTGAACAAGATGACTCCGATGACAGAGCCACTGCCTTTCCCTCGAGATGTTGGCAGGTTCCCCGGCGTGGTCGACCCTGAGACGCCCCGCATCAGCAGGACCCTCACGCTCGATCTCTCGGCGCTGGGCCAAGCCGGTAACTTGCGCATGGTGACGCCGCGAGACTGGCAGGCCACCGACCTGTACGCAACTGCAGGAGATGTCTTCCAAATTGTTCTGCCGGACACTCTGCCTCCGCAGCGAGCCGGACAGATCACCGTTCGCGTCGGCGCTCACTGTGATCAGCTCCGGCCAGGGGTGGGTAATGTGAAGAAGAAGGGATTTAGACGCATGCCGATTGTTTCAGAAGCATTTAGCATGAGCCCGGGGATAAACAGTCTTCGGAGCCAATATGGAGGAAATTTGATATTTTGTTATCAGAAAGGAGAGCTCTTCACAGTCGAAGTTACTGTGACAAACGTCGTGAAGGCTCCCTACTTTAAACGGGGTGAGACGACTGCTGATGAGTGGGAAGTTTCGAAACACTTGGACGCGCCGCACGCCGTGCTCGAGAGCGAACGCGTTGTGCTCGTCACGAGGAACAAGGCGAACGCTCGAATTCCCTTCCCCGAGGAGCTCATGTCGCGCTACGAGGAGGTCATCGACCACCTGAATGACCTGGCTGGGTTTTCCGACGACGACCCGCCGCCCAGAGGGAAATATTGGCTAGTGAACGATCTGCAGGTATCTCGCGGGTCGGCGCACGCTGGATTCCCCGTTATGTTCACGCAGAGTATAAGAAACCTGGCTGTGACCAACACTCCTTACCATTGGGGCGTCTGGCATGAACTGGGCCATAATTACCAGCAAGCTCGCTTCTGGTCGCACACCTTTGGCTCAGAATCAACGGTCAACCTTTTCGCTCTCTACATCCAAGAAAAGCTGTTTAACAAGGACCGCCTAAAGAACAGCAAGTGCTACCTGGACACCGCCAGGGCCGTGGATCAGGGTCTAGCCTTCAAGGACGGCAATTGCTGGCAGAAGCTCGTGTTCCTGATGGAGATCAAGCACGCCTTCCCAGAACAGGGCTGGGAGATGTTCCGCCAGCTGAACCGCACCACCCGCGCCTTGTCAGAGGATGAGGCTCAGCATCTCTCGTCAGACCGAAAGCTGCAAATTGACTACGTGTACGAGAACCTGAGCAAGACTGTGCATCAGGACCTGATCCTTACGTTCCAGCGGTGGGGCTTGAAGGTCAGTCAGAAGGCGCAGGAAGAAGTGCAAAGTCTTGGATTAGAAAAAGCAGCTGCGGATCTTTCTGTCAGAGATTGA
- the LOC125039685 gene encoding accessory colonization factor AcfD-like, whose translation MTDESGRSSSPRDGEAVYLVNQSSNTCLSVTAGSSPDDAVVAMAPFSGDLSQQWLRAGGQWLWGANHAFCLVPVDGTNDVGLGDANASSVSWSYDEASRIVVGSDALDVPLEEPRTRVILSPANDDATQKWTIDLVSPEEPEYFINQSSKTCLGVRKGSTPSDAYVGTLHGNGLKEQQWFFVGDTWQWGGNRSYCLGPDYDNRTVILEDTSTSTSVWYVDDAQRLRIGEYAIDVPQTAPRTRVGLFKASDAIHQKWWRFSELMASLEGVEPPVYPFPGSDETTYNQEIDRGLINALSSKTEPLPYPRDVPTFPGTVDPETPRVNRKVTLDLSVLGQNRNFRMTVPKDWQATDLYVAEGDICQIILPEALTADQALQITVRVGAYTDALNPHSSNIENKKYKRMPVVSEVFDVFPGVNEIRSQYGGNLIFMYTEGENFTVDVDVKNVVEAPYFRYGVTSVEDWEAIKTRDAPHAVLESDKCVLVVPSSAAHELTDPDQLMARYDEVLPMESYAAGFDETEAPPRGKYWLVNDIQIGAGSAHSGFPVMFSRGSYNIANPDIPYNWVVWHELGHNHQQGSYWCRAYGSESSVNLFSLYIQEQLFDTDRLEDMNGYVTAADKVDNGMTFDEGDVWDKLVFLMEIKHAFPEGWEMFRQLYKTTRALSDDEAHDIAGNHQLQIDHAYKNLSKSAGYDLVLTYDRWGLELSEEAKQEI comes from the exons atgaCAG ATGAGAGCGGAAGATCTTCAAGCCCAAGAGATGGCGAAGCTGTTTACCTGGTCAACCAGAGCTCAAACACCTGCCTCAGCGTCACCGCCGGCTCGAGCCCCGACGACGCCGTGGTCGCCATGGCGCCCTTCAGCGGCGACCTGAGCCAGCAGTGGCTCCGGGCGGGCGGCCAGTGGCTCTGGGGCGCCAACCACGCCTTCTGCTTGGTGCCCGTCGACGGCACCAACGACGTAGGTCTGGGCGATGCCAACGCGTCCTCGGTGTCCTGGAGTTACGACGAGGCCAGTAGGATCGTGGTGGGATCGGATGCCCTGGACGTGCCCCTGGAGGAGCCCAGAACGAGGGTCATTCTGTCTCCTGCGAACGATGACGCCACGCAGAAGTGGACGATTGACCTCGTGTCGCCGGAGGAGCCGGAATACTTCATCAACCAAAGCAGCAAAACTTGCCTTGGCGTGCGAAAGGGGTCGACGCCAAGCGACGCTTACGTCGGCACCCTCCACGGCAACGGACTCAAAGAACAGCAGTGGTTCTTTGTGGGCGACACGTGGCAGTGGGGCGGCAACCGGTCTTACTGCCTTGGCCCTGACTACGACAACCGAACTGTGATCCTGGAAGATACGAGCACTTCTACTTCAGTATGGTACGTAGATGATGCGCAAAGGCTGAGAATCGGAGAATATGCTATCGACGTACCACAGACAGCCCCAAGAACAAGAGTTGGGCTGTTCAAAGCAAGCGACGCCATACATCAAAAATGGTGGAGGTTCTCTGAGCTAATGGCTTCACTTGAGGGCGTAGAACCACCTGTGTATCCCTTCCCTGGCAGTGACGAAACTACCTATAACCAGGAAATAGACAGAGGTTTAATAAATGCGCTCAGTTCTAAGACAGAGCCTCTGCCATACCCCCGTGATGTACCTACTTTCCCCGGTACAGTTGATCCCGAAACTCCTCGAGTAAACAGAAAGGTCACTTTAGATCTTTCTGTCCTTGGTCAGAACAGAAATTTTCGAATGACAGTTCCCAAAGACTGGCAAGCGACAGACCTGTATGTGGCAGAAGGTGATATCTGCCAAATCATTCTGCCAGAAGCTTTGACAGCTGATCAGGCATTGCAAATCACAGTCCGCGTTGGCGCATATACTGATGCACTTAATCCACACTCAagcaatattgaaaataagaaatataaacgaATGCCAGTCGTGTCTGAAGTATTTGATGTTTTCCCAGGTGTCAATGAAATTCGCAGTCAGTATGGAGGAAACCTGATATTCATGTATACCGAGGGTGAAAATTTTACGGTTGACGTTGATGTTAAGAACGTGGTTGAAGCACCATATTTCCGGTATGGCGTGACCTCCGTTGAGGACTGGGAAGCTATCAAGACGCGAGATGCGCCGCACGCAGTACTGGAGTCAGACAAGTGCGTACTCGTCGTGCCTTCCTCGGCAGCTCATGAACTCACGGACCCTGATCAGCTGATGGCTCGCTATGATGAGGTTCTCCCCATGGAGAGTTACGCAGCAGGTTTCGATGAGACGGAAGCTCCTCCTCGAGGAAAGTATTGGCTGGTGAATGATATTCAGATCGGTGCTGGATCTGCTCATTCTGGATTTCCGGTTATGTTCTCCCGCGGATCATATAATATAGCCAATCCCGACATCCCTTACAATTGGGTAGTTTGGCATGAACTTGGTCACAATCATCAACAAGGTTCTTACTGGTGCAGAGCATATGGAAGTGAATCGAGCGTTAACTTGTTCTCCCTGTACATCCAGGAGCAACTTTTTGACACTGACAGACTGGAGGATATGAACGGCTACGTCACAGCAGCCGATAAAGTGGACAATGGAATGACCTTTGACGAGGGAGACGTGTGGGATAAGCTGGTGTTCCTGATGGAGATCAAGCACGCCTTCCCCGAGGGATGGGAGATGTTCCGCCAGCTGTACAAGACGACTCGAGCGCTCTCCGACGACGAGGCGCATGACATAGCCGGGAACCATCAGCTGCAGATCGACCATGCGTACAAGAACCTCAGCAAGAGCGCGGGCTACGACCTCGTCCTGACCTACGACCGATGGGGCCTCGAGCTCAGCGAAGAGGCGAAGCAGGAGATATAG
- the LOC125039709 gene encoding uncharacterized protein LOC125039709, with translation MEGNSGLLSSASKTRDGEAVYLVNQSSNTCLSVTAGSSPDDAVVAMAPFSGELSQQWLRAGGQWLWGANHAFCLVPVDGTNDVGLGDANASSVSWSYDEASRIVVGSDALDVPLEEPRTRVILSPANDDATQKWTIDLVSPEEPEYLINQSSKTCLGVRKGSTPSTAEVGMLNGNGLKEQQWFSAGDSWQWGGDRSYCLGPDYDVRTVILEESSSSTSVWYMDESERLRIGDYALNVPLQSPKTAVVLATPNNTSHQKWWKFSDLKTSLEGTEPPVYPFPGSDETSYNQEISRGLVNMLTPKTDPLPHPRDVPTFPGTVDPKTPRVTKNVILNLSVLGHDRDFRMVVPKDWQATDLYVAEGDICQIILPENLTIDQALQITVRIGAHKDKLNPHSGTVENKTFKRMPVVSEVFDLFPGVNEIRSQYGGNLIFVFTDGENFMVNAEVRNVVEAPYFRYGVTSVEDWEAIKTRDAPHAVLESDKCVLVVPSSAAQELTDPDQLMARYDEVFPLESYAAGFDETEAPPRGKYWLVGDIQISGGSAHSGFPVMFNRQNNDLANVETPYSWVTWHEVGHNHQQGPYWCNAYGTESTVNLFSLYVQEQLFGTDRLEEHNNYVISADKVDGGMTFAEGNVWDRLVFLMEIKHAFPEGWEMFRQLYRTTRALSDDEADYLTKVVQRQIDHVYKTLSKIVGYDLVLTYERWGLSLSQEAKDEIELLGLEKAPGNLSHRPPFAGKKQK, from the exons ATGGAAG GAAACAGCGGGCTTCTCAGCTCTGCCTCAAAGACTAGAGATGGCGAAGCTGTTTACCTGGTCAACCAGAGCTCAAACACCTGCCTCAGCGTCACCGCCGGCTCGAGCCCCGACGACGCCGTGGTCGCCATGGCGCCCTTCAGTGGCGAACTGAGCCAGCAGTGGCTCCGGGCAGGCGGTCAGTGGCTCTGGGGCGCCAACCACGCCTTCTGCTTGGTGCCCGTCGACGGCACCAACGACGTAGGTCTGGGCGATGCCAACGCGTCCTCGGTGTCCTGGAGTTACGACGAGGCCAGTAGGATCGTGGTGGGATCGGATGCCCTGGACGTACCCCTGGAGGAGCCCAGAACGAGGGTCATTCTGTCTCCTGCGAACGATGACGCCACGCAGAAGTGGACGATTGACCTCGTGTCGCCGGAGGAGCCGGAATACCTCATCAACCAAAGCAGCAAAACTTGCCTTGGAGTGCGAAAGGGGTCGACGCCAAGTACCGCGGAGGTCGGAATGCTCAACGGCAACGGACTCAAAGAACAACAGTGGTTCTCCGCGGGCGACTCGTGGCAGTGGGGCGGCGACCGGTCCTACTGCCTGGGCCCCGATTACGACGTCCGAACCGTAATCCTTGAGGAGAGCAGCAGCTCAACTTCAGTATGGTACATGGACGAGTCTGAGAGGCTGAGGATTGGGGACTATGCGCTAAATGTTCCCTTGCAATCTCCGAAGACGGCCGTCGTCTTGGCTACCCCCAACAACACCAGTCATCAAAAATGGTGGAAATTTTCCGATCTGAAAACTTCTCTTGAGGGAACAGAACCGCCCGTGTATCCCTTCCCAGGCAGCGACGAAACCTCCTACAACCAAGAAATATCGCGTGGTTTAGTAAACATGCTGACCCCTAAAACTGATCCGCTGCCTCATCCTCGTGACGTCCCTACCTTCCCTGGCACAGTTGATCCTAAAACGCCTCGGGTAACGAAGAATGTTATTCTGAACCTCTCTGTTCTTGGCCATGACAGAGATTTCCGTATGGTAGTTCCAAAAGACTGGCAGGCAACGGATTTGTATGTGGCAGAAGGAGACATCTGTCAGATTATTCTGCCAGAGAATTTAACAATTGACCAGGCCTTGCAGATCACTGTCCGCATCGGCGCTCACAAAGACAAACTCAATCCTCACTCAGGTACTGTAGAGAATAAGACGTTCAAGCGAATGCCAGTTGTGTCTGAGGTCTTCGACCTTTTCCCAGGTGTCAACGAAATTCGCAGTCAGTATGGAGGAAACCTGATATTCGTTTTCACCGATGGGGAAAACTTTATGGTCAATGCAGAAGTTAGGAATGTGGTTGAAGCCCCGTATTTCCGGTATGGCGTGACCTCCGTTGAGGACTGGGAAGCTATCAAGACGCGAGATGCGCCGCACGCAGTACTGGAGTCAGACAAGTGCGTACTCGTCGTGCCTTCGTCGGCCGCTCAGGAACTCACGGACCCTGATCAGCTGATGGCTCGCTATGATGAGGTTTTCCCCTTGGAGAGTTACGCAGCAGGTTTCGATGAGACGGAAGCTCCTCCTCGAGGGAAATATTGGTTGGTTGGCGACATTCAGATTTCAGGGGGATCTGCACACTCTGGCTTTCCTGTCATGTTCAACCGACAGAACAATGATCTTGCAAACGTAGAAACCCCCTACAGCTGGGTGACCTGGCACGAGGTAGGACACAACCACCAGCAGGGGCCCTACTGGTGCAACGCTTACGGCACCGAATCGACCGTGAACCTTTTCTCACTCTACGTCCAGGAGCAGCTATTCGGCACCGACAGACTCGAGGAACACAACAACTACGTGATATCAGCTGATAAGGTCGACGGCGGGATGACTTTCGCCGAGGGGAACGTGTGGGACAGGTTGGTGTTCCTGATGGAGATCAAGCACGCCTTCCCCGAGGGATGGGAGATGTTCCGCCAGCTCTACCGCACGACTCGCGCTCTCTCAGACGATGAGGCCGACTACTTGACGAAGGTTGTCCAAAGGCAGATCGACCACGTGTATAAAACTCTGAGCAAAATTGTGGGATACGACCTGGTGCTGACCTACGAACGCTGGGGCCTCAGCCTGAGCCAAGAGGCCAAGGACGAAATCGAACTGCTGGGCTTAGAGAAAGCCCCAGGGAACCTTTCCCACAGGCCTCCTTTCGCTGGGAAGAAGCAAAAGTAA